The following nucleotide sequence is from Streptomyces leeuwenhoekii.
TCGCCGGGGCCGTCCGGCGGTGCCCCGACCGCGACAGGAGGATGCCCGTGCCCGCTGCCGCAGTGAAGCCGAAGCCGTTGCCCACCCAGTCGACCGCCCAGCGCCCCGTCCTGCTCGACCTGCCGTACGCGCCCGTGGAGAAGCGGCCGCTGCCGGCGGGCCGCCCCCGTGAGTGGTACATCACGCACAACCGCCGGCTGAAGGCGATGCGACTGGCCATCGCCCTGCTCGACTCCGGCGTCTACCTGCCGAACCAGGCCCGCGACGAGACCATCCGCGACGCGGCGGAGCTCATCGGGGTCCACCCGCCGTCCGACACCACCTGCCACATGGTGCGGGCGCTGATGCGCTACAGCCGCTGAGACCGTCCCGCACCGCCGGACGACCGGTGCCGGGCCCCGGGAGCCAGGGGGCTCGGCACTTGTTCGCGCTCTAGTAGGGCGCCCGGAAGTTGATGTACCCCAGCAGCGCGATGACGGCGGCCACGCAGCCGAGGACCACCGCCGTCGACACCCACGACGACCGGCGGGACCGCACCGGCTCCGGGTCGGCGCGGAACGGCACCGGCGCGGGCGGGTTCTCCTTCCAGCGCGCGGCGAGCATCCGGGCCCGCGCGGAGGGCTCCTTGTGCTCGGCCCCCTCCGCCCACGCGAGGTCGAACTCCCGCTCCCAGTCGTCCCGTTCGGACATCTGTGATCCCTCTCCCCATCCCCTGGAAACCCCTGGATCGAACAGCCGTGTTAGTAAACCAGGAAGCCGGTTTCCGTGCACACGACAGCGGCCCCCGCTCCCGGAGAGGGGAGCGGGGGCCGCCGGACGGCTCACGCGTCGATCACACGTCGAAGTACAGCTCGAACTCGTGCGGGTGCGGGCGGAGCTGGAGCGGCGCGATCTCGTTCGCGCGCTTGAAGTCGATCCACGTCTCGATCAGGTCCGGCGTGAACACGTCGCCCTGGAGGAGGAACTCGTGGTCGGCCTCCAGACGGTCGAGGACGGCGCCGAGGGAGGTCGGGACCTGCGCGACGTTGGCGTGCTCCTCGGGAGCCAGCTCGTAGAGGTCCTTGTCGATCGGCTCGGCCGGCTCGATCTTGTTCTTGATGCCGTCCAGGCCGGCCAGCAGCAGCGCCGAGAAGGCCAGGTACGGGTTGCCGGAGGCGTCCGGGGCGCGGAACTCGACGCGCTTGGCCTTCGGGTTCGAGCCGGTGATCGGGATACGCATCGCGGCGGAGCGGTTGCGCTGCGAGTACACCAGGTTCACCGGCGCCTCGAAGCCCGGCACCAGGCGGTGGTAGGAGTTCACGGTCGGGTTGGTGAAGGCCAGCAGCGACGGGGCGTGCTTGAGGATGCCGCCGATGTAGTAGCGGGCGGTGTCCGACAGGCCCGCGTAGCCCTGCTCGTCGTAGAAGAGCGGCTCGCCGTTGCTCCACAGCGACTGGTGGACGTGCATGCCCGAGCCGTTGTCACCGAAGATCGGCTTCGGCATGAAGGTCGCCGTCTTGCCGTTCTTCCACGCCACGTTCTTCACGATGTACTTGAAGAGCTGGAGGTCGTCGGCGGCGGCGAGCAGCGTGTTGAACTTGTAGTTGATCTCGGCCTGGCCGGCGGTGCCCACCTCGTGGTGCTGGCGCTCGACCTTGAGGCCGGCCCGCTCCAGCTCCAGGGAGATCTCGGCGCGCAGGTCGGCGAAGTGGTCGACCGGCGGGACCGGGAAGTAGCCGCCCTTGTAGCGGACCTTGTACCCGCGGTTGTCCTCCACGGCGCCGGTGTTCCAGGCACCCGCCTCGGAGTCGATGTGGTAGAAGGACTCGTTCGCGCTGGTGGCGAAGCGGACGGAGTCGAAGACGTAGAACTCGGCCTCGGGACCGAAGTAGGCG
It contains:
- the glnA gene encoding type I glutamate--ammonia ligase, with the translated sequence MFQNADEAKKFIADEDVKFIDVRFCDLPGVMQHFTVPAEAFDPDEELAFDGSSIRGFQAIHESDMALRADLSTARVDPFRRDKTLNVNFFIHDPITGEQYSRDPRNVAKKAEAYLASTGIADTAYFGPEAEFYVFDSVRFATSANESFYHIDSEAGAWNTGAVEDNRGYKVRYKGGYFPVPPVDHFADLRAEISLELERAGLKVERQHHEVGTAGQAEINYKFNTLLAAADDLQLFKYIVKNVAWKNGKTATFMPKPIFGDNGSGMHVHQSLWSNGEPLFYDEQGYAGLSDTARYYIGGILKHAPSLLAFTNPTVNSYHRLVPGFEAPVNLVYSQRNRSAAMRIPITGSNPKAKRVEFRAPDASGNPYLAFSALLLAGLDGIKNKIEPAEPIDKDLYELAPEEHANVAQVPTSLGAVLDRLEADHEFLLQGDVFTPDLIETWIDFKRANEIAPLQLRPHPHEFELYFDV